DNA from Bacteroidota bacterium:
GCATCTTAGCTGTAATATGCTGACTCCTGAACAAGCACATTTAACATCAGGAAAACTAAAAAGAAGATGGAAAAACTATTATAAAAAATCAGTAACTTTAAATGTTTAATCTGTAAACTTTTTTTAGGACGACACACCCCTTGTTATGGATACTCACCAGGCAAACATCGGGAAATCACTCATCATTTTGTTTACTCTTTCTTTTACTGATTCGATTACTTTTTCATTTTCGATATCACTCAAAACTTCATCAATCAAATCAACAATCGGAGCCATATGCTCTTCTTTTAAACCACGGGTGGTGATGGCAGGTGTACCTACTCTTAATCCCGAAGTTTGAAATGGAGAACGGGTATCAAAAGGAACCATATTTTTATTTACGGTAATATCGGCTTTAACCAATGTATTTTCAACCAATTTACCGGTAATATTAGGATATTTTGTTCGAAGATCAATGAGCATTAAATGATTATCGGTACCACCGGAAATCACGTGATATCCTTTATCAACAAAGGCTTGAGCCAATACATTAGCATTCTTTTTAACTTGTTTGATGTATTCTAAGAACTCATCAGAAAGGGCTTCACCAAATGCTACGGCTTTGGCAGCAATGATATGCTCAAGCGGTCCACCTTGAATCCCGGGGAATACGGCAGAATTTAAAATGGTCGACATCATTTTAATCTCTCCTTTGGGTGTAGCAAGCCCCCATGGGTTTTCAAAATCTTTTCCCATCAAAATCATTCCACCTCTTGGACCACGAAGGGTTTTATGAGTTGTAGTTGTTACAATATGACAATAAGGTAATGGATCGTTTAGGAATCCTTTTGCGATTAATCCTGCAGGGTGAGCCATGTCGCACATTAATAATGCTCCAACTTTGTCTGCAATCTCTCTCATGCGTTTATAGTCCCAATCTCTTGAGTAAGCTGAAGCGCCCGCAATTATTAATTTTGGTTCTTCGATTAGTGCAACTTCTTCCATGTTATCGTAATCAACCAATCCATTATTTTCATTCACTTTATAGGCAACAGGATTGTATAAAATTCCGGAAGAGTTCACCGGAGAACCGTGTGATAAGTGACCACCATGTGATAAATCCATCCCCATAAAAGTATCTCCAGGTTTGAGGCATGCCAAGAACACCGCCATATTAGCCTGAGCTCCTGAATGAGGTTGAACGTTAGCGTATTCGGCTCCATAAAGTGCACATGCCCTGTCAATAGCTATTTGTTCAGTTTGGTCAACAACTTCACAACCACCATAATATCTTTTACCCGGATACCCTTCGGCATATTTATTCGTCAAAACTGAGCCCATAGCTTTTAAAACCTGCTCACTGACAAAGTTTTCTGAAGCAATTAATTCTATTCCAAACCTCTGACGATCTTCTTCATCTTTTATTAAATCGAAAATCAATTTATCTTTTTTCATAAACTACTGATTATTAGGTAATGTGACAAATAAATTAAATGGTACTTTAAAATTGCATACAAAGGTAAAAAATTAAATTTCTACTCATAACAAAAAGAGCTTATTCATAATTCGAAAAAAATTAAGTACAGTATTTTTATTCATTTCAGATAATTTCATTTACTTTAGTTGATTACTATTTAAGCCAGTAAAGAAGTAAAAATTCAGGATGATAAAATTTGACAAATTCTCTTTGCACAATGGGCTTCGGGTAATCGTTCATCAGGATCCATCAACGCCGATTGTTGCAATAAATATAATTTATGATGTGGGATCGCGTGACGAAAATCCAGACAAAACCGGATTTGCGCATCTTTTCGAACATCTGATGTTTGGTGGTTCAGTTAACATCCCAAAATATGATGAACCCTTGCAAAATGTAGGAGGTGAAAATAATGCATTTACCAATAATGATATCACAAATTACTACCTGACCCTACCAAAACAAAATATTGAAACCGCCTTTTGGCTTGAATCTGATCGTATGTTGGATCTGGCTTTCTCCAAAAAGAGTCTTGATGTTCAGCGCAATGTTGTGAGTGAAGAATTCCGACAGAATTACTTAAATCAACCTTACGGGGATGCCTGGTTAATGCTGAAACCATTGGCCTATAAGGTTCATCCTTATCGATGGCCAACCATTGGGAAAGAGATTTCGCATATAGAAAATGCAAAGATGGATGACGTTAGGGCCTTTTATAAAAAGTATTATAATCCGAATAATGCCGTTCTCGTTATAGGCGGGGATGTTGATCTTGAAAACATTAAACATCTTGCTGAAAAATGGTTCGCCCCAATTCCGAGAGGTGAAAGCTTTGTCAGAAATTTGCCCAAAGAGCCAATCCAAACAGAGGAAAGAAAACTCACCGTTGAAAGGGATGTACCGACAAACGTAATTTACAAAGCTTATCATATGAGCGGGAGGCTTGACCTTGATTATTACGCAAGCGATTTATTATCTGATATTTTATCAAACGGGGATTCATCCCGTCTTTATCAAAATTTAGTTAAAAATCAAAAATTGTTTATTGAGATTAATGCATTTTTAACAGGTGATTTTGATGAGGGCTTATTTGTCATTATCGGAAAAATTGCAAATGGAATCGATGTTAAAGTTGCTGAAAATGCAATATTGCATGAATTGGAAATTATTTGTAACAAAACGGTTGAAGAGGACGAATTAGATAAAGTTAAAATCAAAGCTGAATCATCACTCATTTTTTCGGAAGTAAATATTCTGAACAAGACAATGAACCTCGCCTATTTTGAAATACTTGGCAATGCAAATTTGATCAACCTAGAAATTGATAAATATAAAATAATCAGCGTGGATCAGATCCGGAAAATGGCAAATACAATATTTCACAAAGAGAATTGCTCAACCCTTTATTATTTAAGTAAGCAAGAATAGATGGATTTAACAATCGACCGGAAAACACAACCTGATATAAGGCCCATTAGAGCTATTGATTTGATGGAATCAGAGAATTTGAAACTAGCTAATGGGCTTCAAGTTCATTTGCTGAATTTAGGAACTCAGGATCTGGTAAAAATCGAATTGGTTTGTGAAGCCGGACTGGCATACCAAAGCAAAACACTCATTTCTTCTTTTACGAATAAAATGCTTGCAGAAGGCACCAAATCCTATTCTGCTTATGAAATTGCTGAAACTTTCGATCGGTATGGTGCTTATTATAGCACTAATATTGATAAGGATTTTGCTTCAGTTGCCTTATATTGTTTGACAAAATATCTTGATCAGGTTTTGCCCGTTTTCGCTGAAATTATTTGTGAGCCACTCTTTCCCGATAATGAGTTACAAATATTGGCGAATAAAAGCAAGCAAGAGTTCATCATTAATCTTAAAAAAGTTAAATCGCTTGCACAGTTATACTTCCCTCCTTTAATTTTTGGCAACAACCATCCTTATGGCCAAATTGCCGGCATTGACGATTTCAATAAAGTAACACATGAAGATATCAGAACTTTCTATCAAAAATCTTATCTGAATGCCGATAGCAAACTTTTTATATCAGGGAAACTTGACAAGAATATTATCGAAAAATTAAATCATACTTTGAGCCAATTTAACATCAAGTTAAATTCAAATGCAATAATGCCCGATTTCTCCTCTAATGCTAACACAGAGAAATTCAAGCAAATAAAAGTGAAGGATACATTGCAGTCGGCCATTTGGGTAGGGAAAAAAATATTCAACAAATTTCATCCCGATTTTATAGGGATGCAGGTATTAAATACGGCTTTGGGAGGATATTTTGGTTCACGCCTTATGACAAATATTAGGGAAGATAAAGGATTTACATACGGAATTGGATCTTCTATCGTATCTCACAAATATGATGGCTATCTGGCAATTCAAACTGAAGTCGGAACCAAACACACCGATGCAACGCTGACTGAAATTTATAAGGAAATTAAACTACTTCAAACCAAGCTTATCGGCACAGAAGAACTTGAACTAATCAAAAACTTCTTAACCGGTCAGTTGATCCGCAGCATGGATGGGCCGTTTGCTGTTCACGAAAAATTAAAAGCTGTTGTATTATACAATTTTGATATGCAATACTATCAACGATATATTCATGAGGTTTCAACAATTTCACCTGAAACTTTAAAACAATTGGCAAACGAACACCTTCAAAAAAACAGTTTATCTGAATTAATAGTCGGTAAATTGAAAGTGTAACTGTTTATCTTATACTCTCCTTAGGCGTTATTAACATTATTTAAGAAGCAATTTTCGGCATTTTTTTATACATTTGCACAACTTTAAATCGATTTATTATGTCTTTTGATTCAAATAAATTTATAGGCGAAGGCTTAACATATGATGATGTTTTATTAGTACCGGCCTATTCCGATATTTTACCCCGTGACGCAGATATAACCACTAGTTTTTCAAGAAATATAAAGCTTAATATCCCTATTGTTTCGGCAGCAATGGATACCGTAACTGAATCAACAATGGCTATCGCTATTGCTCAGGAAGGTGGTATTGGGGTTATTCATAAAAACATGTCAATCGAAGATCAGGCAATCGAAGTGAAAAAGGTAAAACGTGCTGAAAACGGGATGATCCTTGATCCTATAACAATAATGCCAAATATGATCGTCGCTGATGCCCTTCAGTTAATGAAAGAGTATAAAATTGGTGGGATTCCGGTTGTTAATGCGAAGAATGAATTAATTGGGATTGTGACAAACCGTGATCTCCGCTTTGAGAGAAATCTGCAAAGACTGATTTCAGATGTGATGACCAAGGAAAATTTGATCACTACTAAAGAATTTACCGATTTTGAAAAAGCAGCCGACATACTTCAGAAATATAGGATTGAAAAACTCCCTGTTGTTGACGACAACAATCGACTTGTAGGATTAATTACTTATAAAGACATTATCAAGATCAAAGCCAAGCCAAACGCTTTTAAGGATGAACGCGGCAGGCTTAGGGTTGCTGCCGCTGTTGGCACAGCCCATGACACGCTCGATCGTGTTGCTGAACTTGTTAAAGCAGGAGTTGATGCCATCGTAGTTGATACCGCCCATGGTCACTCTATCAATGTGATTAACATGGTGAAGCTTATTAAAAAGAAATTTCCAACGGTTGATGTTATTGCAGGAAATATTGCTACTGCAGAAGCTGCTGCTGCTTTAAGGGCAGTTGGTGCTGATGGAATTAAAGTAGGTATTGGTCCTGGTTCAATTTGTACAACCCGAATAATTGCCGGAGTTGGAGTTCCTCAACTTTCAGCAATTTATAATGTTGCCGGTGAGCTTAAAGATTCCGGGATTCCGGTTATAGCTGATGGTGGTATTCGTTTTACGGGAGATATTGTTAAAGCAATTGCTGCAGGTGCACATACGATCATGGCAGGTTCGTTATTTGCAGGAGTGGATGAATCACCTGGCGAAACAATCATTTTTGAAGGCAGAAAATTTAAAACATACAGAGGAATGGGATCAATCGAAGCTATGCAAAAAGGTTCAAAAGATCGCTATTTCCAGGATTATGAAGAAGATATCAGTAAATTAGTTCCTGAAGGGATCGTGGGTCGTGTACCTTATAAAGGCCTTTTAACGGAAGTTATTCATCAAATGGTTGGAGGTTTAAAAGCCGGAATGGGTTATACAGGGTCCAGTTCAATTGAGAAACTTCGGGAAGCAAAATTCATAAAAATCACACCTGCCAGTGTAATTGAAAGCCATCCGCATGATATTACAATCACCAGGGAAGCACCAAATTATAGTCGTTAATATTCGGCCATTGAATGCAGGATGAAAACAATCAGGCTTATAGCGATACTCTTTTCGTTTTTTTTTCTTTTGAATGTTCAGGCACAAAAGCGAAACAAACAAGTATTACTAAAAATTGATGACAATGAAATCACTGTTGATGAATTCCTGAAAGCTTATAATAAGAGTAACAACAATAACATTGACTACCCAACAACCACCATCAACGATTATCTTGATTTGTATATCAATTACCGATTAAAGGTAATTGAAGCCAAATCATTAAAGATGGACACCATCAGCAGGCTTAAAGAAGAGCTTGATGGTTATGCAAAAAAATTAGCTGAGCCTTATCTTTTTGATCAAAAAATAAATAACGATTTACTAAATGAAGCATACCAAAGATTATTAATTGATGTTCGGGTAAGTCATATTTTAATTGCTTGTGCCGAAAATGCAAATCCATCAGACACCTTGAAAGCATACCAAAAAATAATCGACCTTAAGAAAAGGGCAATCAATAATGAGTCATTTGAACAGCTTGCTGCCCAATATTCTGATGATTTATCAGCTCGTGACCAAACGGATGACAAAGGTCGAATCATAAAAAAAGGCAATGCAGGTGATCTCGGTTACTTCTCGGTATTTGATATGGTTTATCCCTTCGAAAATGCTGCATATGGAACATCATTGGGTAGCGTAAGCGATCCGATCCGTACACGTTTTGGCTATCACCTGGTAAAAACAACCGATAGACACGAAGCATTAGGGAATGTATCAGTTGCGCATCTTTTTCTGGCGAACAATACTACAATCAATGATCAGAACAGTCAGAAAGATAAAATATTTGAGATATATAAAAGACTAAATCAAGGAGAAAATTTCGAAAAGCTTGTTTTTGATTATTCTGAAGATCGCACAACAAAAACGAATAAGGGGATTTTGCCGACTTTAGGCGCAAATCAAATGGTTCCATCTTTTTATTTGGCCATTTTTTCAATTGATAACATTGGAGGATATTCTGAACCAATACAAACCCCTTATGGCTGGCACATCATAAAACTAATCGAGCGCAACAGGTATGGAAGTTTCGAGGATGAAAAAAATGTACTCACAAATGAACTGATAAAAGATAGCCGTTCACAAATAAGCAAAACAGCAAAACTTAATCGTTTTAAAAATGAGCTTGGTATAAAATTGTTTTCTAAAGCAAAAGACGAATTGTTTTCAGTAATTGACTCAAGTATACTGAATGGAAATTGGGATTTATCAAGGGCAAAAGGGTTTAATCAAAATCTTTTGAAGATTGGCAAACAATATAAAACCCAGTTCGATTTTGCCGAGTACATTAATAATAATCAGGTTAATAATTCGTCCCCGAACCTTATGTTGCTTTACGATAAGCTTTATCATGATTTTGTAAATATGGTTTGTGAACAGTATTTTTATGATCATCTTACCGATACTCAACCTGAATATAGTGAAATAATGGAAGAATACCGCAACGGGGTTTTACTTTTTGAGCTGATGGAGGAAAAAATCTGGAAAAAATCAATGAGTGATGAAAAGGAGCTAAATGAATTTTTCAACCAAAATCAATTAAAATATTCCGACTCTGAATTTAAAGAAGTTAAAGGACTTGTAATCTCCGATTACCAAAGGTATTTGGAGGACAACTGGATCAAAGAACTAAAAAACAAATATTCAATTTCAATCAATAAAAAAGCATTATCACCAATATTATAGATGGATAAGAAAGTATTTCAATTAATTGTTGCTTTGGTGCTTATATCGTCGGCTTGCTCCGATAAAAACAGTACATCTGAGGGAAACGTCCTGGCAAGAGTCGGGGAATATTATCTTTATGAAAATGATTTGAAAGGATCCCTTCCACAAAATATTGCAGCAAAGGACAGCCTCACTTTGGCCAAAAATTTTATTAATATCTGGGTTCGTGAGAAATTGTTATTGGTTCAAGCTGAAAAAAATCTCACACCTGAGCAGATGAATTTCGATAAACAGATTGAAACTTATCGGAATTCCCTGATCATTTATCAATACGAGGCTTTATTAATCAGTCAGCAAATTGATAATGATGTAGCTGAATATGAAATTGAAGATTATTACGAAAGGAACAAGGATAATTTTAAACTCCGACAAAGTATTGTGAAAGCAGATTATGTAATCATCGATGTCAATTCTCCCCATGTAAAGAAAATCAAAACTTTTCTTCAATCAAATAACATGAATTTGGTTGATTCATTGGAAACTTACTGCCAATTATATGCTGATCGATATTTGATAGATCAGAATCAGTGGATGTCGTTCAACGACCTACTAAATATCATCCCAATTCAAACCTTTAATCAGGAATCATTTCTACAAAACAACCGTTTTGTAGAGATTAGTGACAACAGCAAACAATATTTCGTGAAATTTTTAGCCTACAGTATTAAAGATCAAATTTCACCTTTGACATTCGAAAGAGAAAATATTAAAAATATTATACTTAACAAACGCAAAATAGAATTAATAAACAAGATGCATAATCAATTGTTTGAAGATGCGTTAAATAGTGATATTGTAGAAATATATTAATTACATTTACACCGAAAAGAAACAGGATAATGACAAAAAAAATAAACGTGAAAAAAATCATGAAAATAAGCTTGATCAATATAGTATTAACCATTCTTATATTGGTTACCGTAAAATCATATTCACAAGAAGAAATTGTAGTTGATGAGATTGTAGCAGTTGTGGGAAAACATATCGTTTTAAAATCAAATATTGAAACCCAGTATTTACAATATAGAATGCAGAACGGAATTACGGGTTCTGAATCAACTATTAAATGTTCAATAATTGAAAATCTACTTTATGAAAAACTTTTGCTCTTTGCAGGCGATGTAGACAGTATTGACGTAGCTGAAAACGAGATTAATCAATCGCTTGATATGAGATTACGCTATTATGTAAATCAGTTTGGATCGGAAGATAAAATGGCTGAATATTATCATAAACCTCTTGAAAAAATAAAAGAAGAACTCAGGGAGATTGTTAAAGAACAATTGATTTCTCAAAAAGTAAGTAATGAAATTACCAAAGGGATAACAATAACACCCTCGGATGTCAGAGCATTTTTTAGAAAAATACCAAAAGATTCAATACCAACTATAAATCCAATTGTTGAAATTGATCAGATTGTTAGAATTCCTCCTATAAGTAAAGAGTATAAAAAGAGTGTGTATGACCGTTTAAATGGTTTACGCGAACGAATTTTGAAAGGTGAGAAATTTGAAACTTTGGCCATTCTTTATTCTGAAGATCCGGGTTCAGCAAAAAAAGGAGGAGAATTAGGTTTAACCAAGCGAGGAGCCTGGTATCCCGAATTTGAAGCTACTGCATTTTCACTCAAACAGGGTGATATTTCAAATATAATTGAAACTGAAGCCGGATATCATATTGTTCAATCTATCAACCGAAGAGGAGAATTTGTTAATGTTCGACATATACTGCTTATGGTCAAGCCATCTCCAGAAGATCTTGTAAGTGCCGCAAGTTTTATCGACAGTATAGCTACCCTGATCAAATCTGATTCTATTACCTTTGAGAATGCTGTTCTCCGCTTCTCCGATGATCCCAATAGGATTAATTTGGGTGCAGTAGTTAACCCAAATACGCTTTCAAGTACATTTGATATTAGTGAGCTTGAACCGGCGGTTGCATTTGTAGTTGAGAAAATGGCAATTGGGGATATTTCAGCGCCCATATCCCATAAAACGGATGACGGAAAGGCTGCTTATAAAATAATCCGGTTAAAATCGCGTACCGATGCTCATGTTGCCTCTCTTACTGATGATTATGATATAATTCAAAGATGGGCTTTACAGGATAAGAACGAAGGTGTGATTTCAGAATGGATCAAAGATAGAATATCTACCACTTATATTCGTCTTGATAAAGAATACCAAGGATGTGAATTCGAACATAAATGGCTATAAACAACCTATTCATAGAATTTAAGAATGTCTTTATCTATATTAAATCCATATTAACAATTCTTAAGAAAGAATATTCCTAATTTCGTGTCATAATACCGATAAATAAACAATCAATAACTTAAATTAAGATTTATTTCTTTTGCTGAAATTTTTATAAAATGAAAAAAAACAATATTATTTTTCTTTCAATTGCAGCTGTGATCATCATTGTGATTATTTGGTCTGCCGCCGGTTCAGATACTTCTGTAATAGATACGGTCAAGGTACCTGTTTCATTTGGAACATTTGAGATTAGTGTATCAACCACAGGTGAACTCGAAGCTAAAAACAGTGAAAAAATCATGGGGCCTCAAAATATTAGAAATGTAAGAATGTTTAACATTAAAATTGAAAGTATAGTTCCGGATGGTACAGTGGTAGATTCGGGTGACTGGGTTGCAACTTTGGACCGTACGGAGTTAGAAGGCAGGATCAAAGACAGGGAAACCGAACTTGAACAACTTGCATCTACCTA
Protein-coding regions in this window:
- a CDS encoding serine hydroxymethyltransferase codes for the protein MKKDKLIFDLIKDEEDRQRFGIELIASENFVSEQVLKAMGSVLTNKYAEGYPGKRYYGGCEVVDQTEQIAIDRACALYGAEYANVQPHSGAQANMAVFLACLKPGDTFMGMDLSHGGHLSHGSPVNSSGILYNPVAYKVNENNGLVDYDNMEEVALIEEPKLIIAGASAYSRDWDYKRMREIADKVGALLMCDMAHPAGLIAKGFLNDPLPYCHIVTTTTHKTLRGPRGGMILMGKDFENPWGLATPKGEIKMMSTILNSAVFPGIQGGPLEHIIAAKAVAFGEALSDEFLEYIKQVKKNANVLAQAFVDKGYHVISGGTDNHLMLIDLRTKYPNITGKLVENTLVKADITVNKNMVPFDTRSPFQTSGLRVGTPAITTRGLKEEHMAPIVDLIDEVLSDIENEKVIESVKERVNKMMSDFPMFAW
- a CDS encoding insulinase family protein is translated as MIKFDKFSLHNGLRVIVHQDPSTPIVAINIIYDVGSRDENPDKTGFAHLFEHLMFGGSVNIPKYDEPLQNVGGENNAFTNNDITNYYLTLPKQNIETAFWLESDRMLDLAFSKKSLDVQRNVVSEEFRQNYLNQPYGDAWLMLKPLAYKVHPYRWPTIGKEISHIENAKMDDVRAFYKKYYNPNNAVLVIGGDVDLENIKHLAEKWFAPIPRGESFVRNLPKEPIQTEERKLTVERDVPTNVIYKAYHMSGRLDLDYYASDLLSDILSNGDSSRLYQNLVKNQKLFIEINAFLTGDFDEGLFVIIGKIANGIDVKVAENAILHELEIICNKTVEEDELDKVKIKAESSLIFSEVNILNKTMNLAYFEILGNANLINLEIDKYKIISVDQIRKMANTIFHKENCSTLYYLSKQE
- a CDS encoding insulinase family protein, producing MDLTIDRKTQPDIRPIRAIDLMESENLKLANGLQVHLLNLGTQDLVKIELVCEAGLAYQSKTLISSFTNKMLAEGTKSYSAYEIAETFDRYGAYYSTNIDKDFASVALYCLTKYLDQVLPVFAEIICEPLFPDNELQILANKSKQEFIINLKKVKSLAQLYFPPLIFGNNHPYGQIAGIDDFNKVTHEDIRTFYQKSYLNADSKLFISGKLDKNIIEKLNHTLSQFNIKLNSNAIMPDFSSNANTEKFKQIKVKDTLQSAIWVGKKIFNKFHPDFIGMQVLNTALGGYFGSRLMTNIREDKGFTYGIGSSIVSHKYDGYLAIQTEVGTKHTDATLTEIYKEIKLLQTKLIGTEELELIKNFLTGQLIRSMDGPFAVHEKLKAVVLYNFDMQYYQRYIHEVSTISPETLKQLANEHLQKNSLSELIVGKLKV
- the guaB gene encoding IMP dehydrogenase; protein product: MSFDSNKFIGEGLTYDDVLLVPAYSDILPRDADITTSFSRNIKLNIPIVSAAMDTVTESTMAIAIAQEGGIGVIHKNMSIEDQAIEVKKVKRAENGMILDPITIMPNMIVADALQLMKEYKIGGIPVVNAKNELIGIVTNRDLRFERNLQRLISDVMTKENLITTKEFTDFEKAADILQKYRIEKLPVVDDNNRLVGLITYKDIIKIKAKPNAFKDERGRLRVAAAVGTAHDTLDRVAELVKAGVDAIVVDTAHGHSINVINMVKLIKKKFPTVDVIAGNIATAEAAAALRAVGADGIKVGIGPGSICTTRIIAGVGVPQLSAIYNVAGELKDSGIPVIADGGIRFTGDIVKAIAAGAHTIMAGSLFAGVDESPGETIIFEGRKFKTYRGMGSIEAMQKGSKDRYFQDYEEDISKLVPEGIVGRVPYKGLLTEVIHQMVGGLKAGMGYTGSSSIEKLREAKFIKITPASVIESHPHDITITREAPNYSR
- a CDS encoding peptidylprolyl isomerase — translated: MKTIRLIAILFSFFFLLNVQAQKRNKQVLLKIDDNEITVDEFLKAYNKSNNNNIDYPTTTINDYLDLYINYRLKVIEAKSLKMDTISRLKEELDGYAKKLAEPYLFDQKINNDLLNEAYQRLLIDVRVSHILIACAENANPSDTLKAYQKIIDLKKRAINNESFEQLAAQYSDDLSARDQTDDKGRIIKKGNAGDLGYFSVFDMVYPFENAAYGTSLGSVSDPIRTRFGYHLVKTTDRHEALGNVSVAHLFLANNTTINDQNSQKDKIFEIYKRLNQGENFEKLVFDYSEDRTTKTNKGILPTLGANQMVPSFYLAIFSIDNIGGYSEPIQTPYGWHIIKLIERNRYGSFEDEKNVLTNELIKDSRSQISKTAKLNRFKNELGIKLFSKAKDELFSVIDSSILNGNWDLSRAKGFNQNLLKIGKQYKTQFDFAEYINNNQVNNSSPNLMLLYDKLYHDFVNMVCEQYFYDHLTDTQPEYSEIMEEYRNGVLLFELMEEKIWKKSMSDEKELNEFFNQNQLKYSDSEFKEVKGLVISDYQRYLEDNWIKELKNKYSISINKKALSPIL
- a CDS encoding peptidylprolyl isomerase — translated: MTKKINVKKIMKISLINIVLTILILVTVKSYSQEEIVVDEIVAVVGKHIVLKSNIETQYLQYRMQNGITGSESTIKCSIIENLLYEKLLLFAGDVDSIDVAENEINQSLDMRLRYYVNQFGSEDKMAEYYHKPLEKIKEELREIVKEQLISQKVSNEITKGITITPSDVRAFFRKIPKDSIPTINPIVEIDQIVRIPPISKEYKKSVYDRLNGLRERILKGEKFETLAILYSEDPGSAKKGGELGLTKRGAWYPEFEATAFSLKQGDISNIIETEAGYHIVQSINRRGEFVNVRHILLMVKPSPEDLVSAASFIDSIATLIKSDSITFENAVLRFSDDPNRINLGAVVNPNTLSSTFDISELEPAVAFVVEKMAIGDISAPISHKTDDGKAAYKIIRLKSRTDAHVASLTDDYDIIQRWALQDKNEGVISEWIKDRISTTYIRLDKEYQGCEFEHKWL